CTCACCCATAATTGACTGAGATGTCGACAATCACCTAGGCATGTCCTATCAATAACCCAGAAGATTCATATTGTGAATAATACATTCAGAGGATACCAAGTTACCAACTGGTGAAGAAGGCGTAGTCTTTGGAAGTGCATCAGGTTGTAGGATAGAATAATGTATGCATCAGGAAGGGAGCACTGGGAGAACTACATGGAGAGGGTTACCTTCGAATCTATAACTGATCATCAAATTGACCAAAACAGAGGTAGAAGAACAACCAAAGCTTTTTCTCATTAGGTGGCGTCAAATCTTTTTCTCACAAGGTGTAGGTTACATGGATCAGACAATGCCATAATATTTTGTCGTGGAACATATCTTAGACAGACCATTTAATTCTAGGTCTCTCTTAACGGTTTGACCTATATTTTTCTTTGGTCTCCTATTTCAACTATTTGACTATCGTCAGTTTGGCCTACCCTCCTTAGTGGTTCTTCCACAAGTCTTCCCCAAACATGCCTAAACCAAAGACTACCATTTTCCTATACTAAGTTGTTCCTGAGTTTATCTCTAATGACTTTATTTCTAATCAATGACTTTATTTTCCCATTAAtgcaattgataaaaaaataaggaacaaatgaaatagaaaaaatgcATCTGATGATCAAGTTATTCCAATTTCTTGCAGGATACActaacaaaataataaacatcAGATTGATTTTGCAACACAGAAACCTAGAGTTGCAACTTGTATTACCTGAAAAAGCTTTCTTCCAACATAAACCACGAATTGTTGTCTTGGGTTTGAGACCACGGGATTGATTCCTTTATCTAATGATTTATACAGATTGATAACACCAAGAAAACTTAATGTGTACACCTGAATAAAGACTAGAGACAATTAGATTTAAATGCTAACAACGTCATAATCATTTAcaatgtagtagtagtagtactagtaGAACTAGATGTTTACCAAACATAGAGTAGATTTGATCTTCAAAGTTGGGGAAGATTGCGTGGTAACATCTGAACCAAGCAACTTCTCTTCTACAGAATCTAGAAAAGGAGAAGTAGGTGGTGTCATTCTCTGGGCCAAGAAGGATCCTGCTGTTGGTGTGTGACTCATGGTCAGAGATCTTGCTGACCTAATGAATTCAAAACCTAAATGAGTATACTAAGAACTTTCCGAAATATTGAGAAAGCAAAGTTCACTACATATTTTGTATACAATTATGATTATTCTGCTTGTATTACCACAAAAGAAATCACCAGAACTCAGCAAGACCAATAggaaaaagattttttttttttcatgaatcATCAATATTTTGATAAAGAAAACTTTCAAAGGTAAGAAACTACATGTTGGTGAGAAATCCTGAAGATTTCAATCAAGAGAAACAGGAGAGTTTGGAGATTAATCATGAACTAGGGGCtcacaataattttgatatcgAGTGATGTTATTTTTGACAAACACTTTTTGCAAAACTTTCAATACATTATTTTAATGAAGTTACGCTTTGGTCCCAAAAAATTAGGTTGGTGTCAATTCAGTCCCTAAAAGTTAAGCAGCGGCAATTTAGTCTTCAGAAGATGGAGAGTGACATTAATTTAGTTATCTAAAGAAAGTGACATGATTAGGAAATGCCATAAATTTAGTCCTTAAGTTCACGGTTTGTGCACAGAAGgatttttttatgtcaatttCCATTGTTAAGGAACTAATGTCACTTAAGATTCATACTAAAAGTAATGTCAACAGAGCCTTTGAAGGAAACAAATGGATTATTACACTGTTTCTTTGTTTAAACATATTGGGATATCAGCAGGTTATGAACAGTGTTTGTGCAAGTAGCATTACATTTTTCTGTTAATTCCCAAAACAAAGGATATTGAACCCCCAGAACTGATCAGGGTAGACACCCAAAATTTCTTGGTAAATCATTGTTTCTATGTAAGGACATATTATGCATAAATAGTAATGATCCCCTTGAATCTTATATGTTTATGAATGAAGCAAGGTTATTGCCAGTTTGAAGCAAACACAATAAGCTTGTCCTCAAACTGGAAGgctaaataaatcaaacactACCCACcataatttttaaatagttCTATAACATTGAAGATAAGTGCATTTTAAACTGACAACTTTTTGATGAAATGAATTGAAGTTTATTTATATACTGCCCATTATGGAGGAACAATCAGATATTTTCTTCATACCCAAAAAATCAGGAGATTGATGATAACTAAGAAGCTAGAACACAACAATGCATTATGAAGAAATTTAATGAGAAAGATTTGTTACTGGTAGAATAAGTCTTCTCTTCCGGTAAATATACTTGGAGGGTGTTCTGGAAAAGGAATAGGAGAACTCAGTTCAGCATCAAACTCATGACTCTGTTCAGCATCACTGACTTTTTCTACTTGTCCAGCTTTTGTTGGTGTTTCAACCTGTTCATTCATGGAATGATATAATAcagttaaaaatattgtattagGCAATTTGAGTTTACTGAATGTATCTAAACTTGTTTGTCAAGAATTGCTCACaaacttttcaaaaattaaCTGTAATTGACCGTTTTATGGTCATATATAGTCccaagagagagaaaaaaatgcaAACAAAACTCTTGGATTTCTTGCACCGTGGTTTtcataaaattcaatttttatagtAGCAACTTTTTCTCGTTACTTGAATGATATGGATCATCTGTAGTATGCCACATAAAAAAAGCTACTTAATATATCTCTTTGGAGATAACATCCAAGGTCATATATGATCATTATCTACTCACATGGTCTATATACATCACACATAGTAGTTACATAATTTTCAAGAGCCTGTCATTTGGGGGTTAGCTTCAATCCGTACCAAAAAAAAGCATTATCTTATTTCTTCCATATACTATTTGCAAGTCATGCTCCTAAGAAATCTCTCAAGTTCACTAATTGAAGGAGGGAGATACACTATTTGCAATTTTGGAAAGCGATTATAATCAGCAGACATATACAAGTAAAACAGATCATATAAAGCATAAGTATATGGATAGGAATTTTTACCTTGAGCTGTCTCTTGTACTGTGATTGGGGATATATGTATCCATAGTAAATGGATTGTGAACCAAGGGAAACTGTTATAATGGTGTATAGCTGCATATTAATACATCCGAAGAAAGGTAACATCAAACCGGCTAACAGAGAGTGGGAAATCCAGATAACAATAATGATTTACTAAGTACAATAACTCATCAGTCTTCAGCTAGAGTCCTTACCACTGCCATATAGAATTGAGTTGGGAGCTGcataaagaaataaaacaaatcattaAGCATACTGATAATGGAAGAAGTAATAGCAAACTTTAAAGATAGCTCCTAAGACTTAAGAGGAAAGCTACTTTAATATTTAAGACACGAGAGAGATACTCACAGTTGTAGGTTCCAGCATGCACCCAAATACGTTGAATAGATCTCTGCAGTACATAAACATACCGTATCAAAATAGTGAATGAGCCATGCTAGCGGACTAGGATCAGTAAGTGTATCattaaaaatgagaataaaacATTCATAGATGAGATTATATGACAATATTTATAGAAAATCCATGctgatttttttgtttccattttAAGCGTACACCAAATTGCTTCCTACAGGATATACTTCCATTGAACTACATCCCTAAAGAGAATTTAAACAGTTTTTTTTGCAGAAATCACATTCATCAATCTAGTAATGTGAGATCTCAAATGACATAATCAAGGTTAAAAAGATTACATTAAGTACCAAGATGTGTTATAGATACAAATAGACCAGCAAAACAGACAAACAGATAAAACTGCATAGTTAGCAATCAATTATTTAAGAATAAGCCATCATTTTAGCTCCTTGAATGTCATTCTCTATccaatttttttgacacaaagtATATGAAAATCCGTCACGTTGGTCCCTAACATCTTAATAGCATGAATTAAATTGAcaaatttatatactttttagGGACTACTAATTATACTGATatattttagggactaaattgatgatTTATTCATTATTTAAACCGAATCAGACAAGCAAAATGCAAGCAGCCCTTACAAAATCTCATTGAAAAGCTAACTTACCCAATAATCCAAGTGATCAAGAAAGTTGCAGAGAGACCATCAGTAGATTTTGCTCTATAGTTagtgattatttgaggtatctCAGCAACAACCCAAATAACAACACTTACTAAACCTAAGGCAAAAGAAGCTGTCTCCTTCCCACTGCTCATATTCTTTCTGGCTAATTCCAAACAATGCTGATTACTTTGACACCACAGTAAAATGTTGATGCTCTCAAACACTCCGATTGCATCAAATAAACCGATATCTACAATCCACAaatgaaatatcaaataaacaacaacaaaacctttAGCACTTCAAAATGGTACtctccggtcactattataagccaaaatttcatttattagattcattgaataactgatgtatctggtcgatattataaaccagatacatcaattattcaattaactCGTGTCAAGAAACCAAATTGGTCAaatgaataactaatgtatcttgTCAATATTATAATCACACATCACATGATGacaacatacatatatatatatcacattATGGCAATAACAAAAAGAAGTAATACTATATAATAAAATGGAATCTTGAAAAAGTTAAGGGTTTTTCATGTGAATCAAAGAATGAAAATTGAATATTAAGAAACCAATAACATTGAATTCACATTGATTGATTGAATGAAACGAACAAAAAGAACACATTGCAAAGAAAAAGGATTGATTGTGAAGTGGAAAGTACCAAAGTTTGGGTCAAGTTGTTACATTTGCATGCGGCGCATTCGCAATCGCAATTAGAAATGAATGAATACTTCACTTCAATCGCGATCAGAATATTCAGTGTGTCTGTTATTTGACATGATTTTATTaagagaaattgaagaaaaataatttagtcatATGTTTTacctttcttttatttaattattataattatttaaccCATATGGTTTACATTTTCAATTTTCGTCAAAAAAGTGGAGgataaatattcaaaaaaataaataaataaataaataaaacatttttatCATTATACTACTAATgtttaaaattacattaaatgattaaataaataaaaaattacattaaatgtGACCGTCTTCTATCCACTCCAAATCACTCTATTTTGGAGGATCTGAATTCCATGTTGTAAAATTTTTGCGCAGTTTCACATAGTATTAGGTCACGGTTTTTCATTTGAAATGAGACGGTTTTGATATTACATTTCACTCATCATGTTTAAATTAGACGGATCAGATCAATTACTGCATGATGCAGTAACTGAGACCAACTTTGTTCTCCTAGTAGATGCGATTGTCGGAGTCTCCTTCTTACATCTCACACGTTTCTCTAATGTATTTTCAtatatgtaaacaaaaaaaattgaatcaataaaaaaaaacaaagcatCAACATTAGAGTATTTCACTTACGGACAGCGAACAAGTTTTAGTTGGTTTGCTTCCTATGTAGCGAATTAAACcagttagaaaaaaaaatgcaaaacaaaCTTGAAGATTCAATCAATTGTGTACTAACCTCTTTTTGTTGCCTTTGTTCTTCACTTGTTACGTGATTTCAAGCCCAAATGCGCAACAAACTGTTGATTTTGATGAGCTTTTTAAGTTTTAGGTTTTTGGAGAGTTTTTAGAGAAATTTGAGTTTTTGTGTAACTATTGAAATGAGGAGGAAGGTGATGCTGCTCGTTATATATAGAGAATATGTTCGCATTTTACAAAgcgaatgattttttttttcaaattaggATGTTGTTTCATCCAGGGAGTATGAATGATGTAGACATTGAggatgtgtaaaaaaaaaaaccagtcaCTCGCTACATAAACAACAAACTAAGTTCACTATCTATATAGCGAGGAGATATATTGGTCATTTTAGGGGGCACGAGGGAAATGGTGGGGGACAAGAGTAAACTTTTTAGCTATTTTAACCAAGATATTGAGCTTCAAATGGTCAATAAACTCCCCTACCCGGTGGAAATAATTTTTAACCAGACCATATTTACCTTGCGACACATAGTTTTAAAACCCGGACCGACGATCAACCCGGTCAAgacactgggtcactggttggACCAACGAGTGTTCGCTTGTTTAACGTGTGCAAGTATACACAATCAAATTGCAGCAAGTAATAAGATAGAGTATCGTACCCACATGGATTGCGAAGGGAACTTCGTTTCAATTCTTATTCAGACAATTCTTAGCTTATGAGCATGAAAGTAACAAAACATCATTTTGGGTTTTTATAATAGAAAATGTAAATgacaaataatgaaaataggTTTTGGTAACAATAGTTGGAAAGTGTTGGAATCAATGATCAGTCTAACTAGGTTCAATGTTTGTGTGTGATAAGTATTGTCATGGCTATTGTGACCAAGTTTGCCTTGTGGTGTATGTCTAcaatgttagataataaaatgaGGGATAAGGTGGGTCCTATGTCGAGGTCACGTTTAATTCATTTTAATCCAGAAAAcctttttaatcactatggccTCAAGGCTTATGTCTAAGTCCTCAAGTAAGAAGTATGTGTCCATCCTCTACTTAACCATATTAGTTCATTGAATCCATTTACTATTAGAtgtctcataataataataataataataaacttgtaTCTAATCCTAAATTGATCAATCtcataatcaaatatataacaaaataacaaatgGCTAAAATAGCATACCAACACACAACACATCACCGGTGGCGGAGACACCATACAGCATGCTCGGGCACGTGCCCGAGCTGCccaaactattattttttattttttttatataaatagaaACCAGAAAAAGatacactaaaaaaataaagaaagaagatACGCGTACGACTTCCACTCCACCGCTCTGTAACCAAAGAAATCAACAGCTCTCGTTCTTTCTCTCTCGGCTAGTCTTCGTTTCCTTCAATCTCTCGCCGCTCAATCTCTGCCGACTGCCACCGCTCTGACTCTCTCTCACTTTCGCAGAATCGCAGAATCGCAGCCTAGCCTCTGTTTGAGGTAAGCAAACCCTAAAACCTTATTTTCTTCCTTGCTCTGTTTGTTCCTTCTCAAATCCTAACTAAACTTGATGGTGTTTATGTTTCTGTCTCTGTTTCCTTGCTCTATTTTCTGTTTATGTTTTTGTTACCTATTaagttgttttgaattttaagtgattatatgaataattgttaaGCTGTTGCTCTATTTTCTGTGATTGTATACTACTATACTTTGAAGTTTAAAGATTgttaagttgttttgttttgaattttaaattcgTTAAGTTGTTTCTGTTAAGCTATTTTGATTGTTAAGCTGAATTTTTAAATTCAGTTTCTGGTTCTGTAACTctgttattatattttgattgttCACTTCAAAGTTTAAGATTTCTGCAACTTttatttctagtttttttttttgttttaactcatgctatccaaaaaaatattgtggttAAAATTGTGCCCAAGCTCCGCTAtaatcctggctccgccactgcaCATCAcatgttttgtttctctcaaaGGAATTTTTTGCACAAAAATAATACACGAGGAAAACAACTAACATCTAATAGAGGAAATATAATTCTCGCATAATCTAAGAAACATTCTTTGGATATAATTATATCTTTGTAACATTGACACCTTATTTAGGATTCTGAACTACAACTACACAAGTAACAACTTAAATCCTTAAGAATGTAGCCAACACTTTCATTAACCTTAAATATGATCATACATAATGGACCACACAACTAGCCTTGGCACCATGAGTTTGTTGAAGTGTTTTGCTCAAACTCGGCACCAAAAGTATTTTAGTTGCTCAGAGGGAGGAAGTCAATTTCTCTGCATTAAAGAAAGGAAAAGGTTAATGAATTGTCGTTTCAAACATGAAGTCTTTGTCGAACAAAGTGTTTTCATGACAGTAGAACATGAAAATCAGCATGTCATAAGTCACAAAGATAATAAGAGTTGTATTTACCTAAAATGTTCAACCATATATATGTAATGTAGCATCTGGATTTGAATTAGAAATCTGCAGGAAATCATACAACAACTACTTTTAATATCTAACCTAAATTTGATGTAATTATACAAGCATCACTGATTAATTAATATGATCAAGTGCAAATAAATATGTCACATACATAAAATCTAGAAATTTACCACATGCTTAAAATATCAGGATGCAGACCATGTTCCCTTGcaaataaaaatgacattatCCCTTGTCGAAGAACAACCTGGGAAGTAATTGAAATGATATTAGTAGAGGGAGCCAATTCAGCAAATGGaaattaaaatgtaaaatgTAACGACCTCAAGGGTTGGATTAAAGGTGTCACATCAAGGAGTGAACAAGGCAAGAATATATGCATTTAGTGAAGAGATAGAAATTCAAACTTCACAACAACACTTGCCTTCATTGCAATTTACTGTGTTGTTGTATGAACTCATTCAGATCCGATTCATCGTCAAAATAAGAACCGTCcatagaaattataaaatttcGTGTGTATACAATTCCATCGTCCCAAAAAGTTTTCAACTCTTGACAGTCTTCAATCCGTATATTGTGAAACTCTGGCAACTCAACATAGGAAGGGAGAGAACTTTGACCGAAACATTTGAGGTTGGGAAGATTTTTTAGTTCAATAAAACGCAATGATGGGAATATGATCTTATTAGCCTTCTGTTGTACACAATTATTCCCAATGATCTCTTTCATCTTCTCGCATTGACGCACATCAATATGAAGCAAATGTGGAAGGCTTGTGACCATGGTAACATCCGGAAAAACATATTCCAAATCATTGCACTGCTTgacaattataaattttaaacactTGAATCCCAAAATTTGACCACGGTTTTTCCAAATGTGCTTCAGTTTTGGAAGAGAAAACAAATTTAAGGACCATAGTTCACACTGCAACATCAACATGCAATCATTTGATTCGAATATCTCATCTAAGAAGTCACATTCACCCACTGTGAGATCCTTCAAATGTAAGAATAAGTGCATCATGTTGGATGGGATGCACTTCTGTAGCTTGTGACAATTCACAATCTCAAGCACTGTTACTCCTTTGATGTATTCAAGTAGTACTTTGTCAATATCTTTAaatgtctttaatttttgcaATTCTACCTGCACACAACATACATATGCATGTGATGTAGTTTAGATTCAAAATTAATAGAGTAGTTCCATATAATGATCACACAAGATAGGAAACCTCGTGCGTGTACCTTGAATTTCTCTGAATTTTGAAGataatatattatcatattAAGGTCTCCATGTGTGTACGTATCAATCCAATCCAATTTTAGTTTATGAAGGTTGGGTGTGTTTACAATAACATTTCCATGGGGAAAGGTTCCCATATTTAGACACTCTTCCATTGACGAGACCATGATATCATAGTCATACGCTCCCGAACAAAAACATTTGAGCTTCGGTACTCCACGAAGCTCTAACACCTTTAATTCTGGAAATGAAATCtgaatgttattattattacttttattGATTTCCCTGTCCTCTTCCATTGACGAGACCATGATATCATAGTCATAATTTCCTGAACAAACACATTCCAGCTTAGGAAGATAAAGAAGTTTCAATTCCTCCAACTTAGGAAATAAAGTCTTGACTTTGTTGCTTCCTTCTATATATTCTTCTTCCTTTGTTAGTATCTCCTCCATTATTTCACATTTCTCAACTACTAATTTTTGAAGTTGCACAAGGCTTCGCACACCAGCTTGAGGATTCTGGCTTTGCTCCCACATTGCTCAAATTAGGAGCCTTAAACTGCTCAGCTGCCTGAGTTTGTAGCTGTGAGCTCAAGTCTTCAATCTTAGCTTCTCCGAATATAATGTAGGTTTCGTAAGTTGGGCTCTTGAAAACATCTGGTTTTGAGATAACGAATAAGATCTGAACAAATAGAAATCCAAATTCATTTTCACATACTAAACAGTGATACAACGGAAAAACAACTCAAAATACATACATGTCGGTACGAAGATTCTTGCTTTTCTTGACCGTCACACGACTGGCACCAGTAACAGACTCCATTCCAAGTTTAAGCATTGCCTTGCGACTCTTCTTAAACAGTCATACAGAACGGTGCATCATGATATTTTTGGTTATACTCAAAACATATTTTAATCTGGTATGACAATTTTTAACAACCTATCAATGAAACTAGCCTGACTTATCACAACTCTCAACTCAGCTCTAAATACAGAACAGCCGAGTCTAAACAATATTTTACAAATTTGTGAACCATGAATATCCCTTTGTAATGGAAGACTCAAATGtaagaatgaaattaaaaaacacTGACCAGAATTTGCATGAGCCCATTTGAAGCATAAAAATAAGTCACTTGAAGCACAGAAGCAAGCAATGAATCTTGTTTGCAAGCTTACCTTCTGCATTGTCCTCCTCTTAATCATCATCCTCAtcctcctcttcatcatcatcttcaactaCCTGCTGCAAAAATATATTACTCAGAAGTTCAAAACTAGTATAATActtaataataatcataataacaAAGTTATCTATAAAAAACAGTTAAACTATTGGGTAAATAAATAGTCAATTACATTTTACTACGAAGAAAGTGGTTAAATTCCTCCTTTATACTTATGCTCCAAAACAGTATCCTGAGCAATACTAGAGGATTCGAGTCTTTTTGGTTGGACGGACTCTCCCTTTGTACTTAGCTAAATTCTCGTGAGGGGTTGTCTGCGAAGAATTCTGACCATAGATAAAAGTTCATGGTGGACCACTTTTGAAGCTGACCACTTATTGTATTATAGTCATAA
This genomic interval from Trifolium pratense cultivar HEN17-A07 linkage group LG6, ARS_RC_1.1, whole genome shotgun sequence contains the following:
- the LOC123892672 gene encoding probable vacuolar amino acid transporter YPQ3 isoform X2, whose protein sequence is MSSGKETASFALGLVSVVIWVVAEIPQIITNYRAKSTDGLSATFLITWIIGDLFNVFGCMLEPTTLPTQFYMAVLYTIITVSLGSQSIYYGYIYPQSQYKRQLKVETPTKAGQVEKVSDAEQSHEFDAELSSPIPFPEHPPSIFTGREDLFYQSARSLTMSHTPTAGSFLAQRMTPPTSPFLDSVEEKLLGSDVTTQSSPTLKIKSTLCLVYTLSFLGVINLYKSLDKGINPVVSNPRQQFVVYVGRKLFQVSGDQLLENGASGNSSIGTFLGWAMTFVYLSGRMPQIFLNIRRGHAEGLNPLMFLFALIGNSTYVASILVRSLDWSTIKPNLPWLVDAGGCVLLDFFILLQFLYFRCRTSSSL
- the LOC123892672 gene encoding probable vacuolar amino acid transporter YPQ3 isoform X1; its protein translation is MSSGKETASFALGLVSVVIWVVAEIPQIITNYRAKSTDGLSATFLITWIIGDLFNVFGCMLEPTTLPTQFYMAVLYTIITVSLGSQSIYYGYIYPQSQYKRQLKVETPTKAGQVEKVSDAEQSHEFDAELSSPIPFPEHPPSIFTGREDLFYQSARSLTMSHTPTAGSFLAQRMTPPTSPFLDSVEEKLLGSDVTTQSSPTLKIKSTLCLVYTLSFLGVINLYKSLDKGINPVVSNPRQQFVVYVGRKLFQVSGDQLLENGASGNSSIGTFLGWAMTFVYLSGRMPQIFLNIRRGHAEGLNPLMFLFALIGNSTYVASILVRSLDWSTIKPNLPWLVDAGGCVLLDFFVSLYLCSIKLFLQEKSGLYIVLSYM
- the LOC123891776 gene encoding uncharacterized protein LOC123891776 produces the protein MEEILTKEEEYIEGSNKVKTLFPKLEELKLLYLPKLECVCSGNYDYDIMVSSMEEDREINKSNNNNIQISFPELKVLELRGVPKLKCFCSGAYDYDIMVSSMEECLNMGTFPHGNVIHAYVCCVQVELQKLKTFKDIDKVLLEYIKGVTVLEIVNCHKLQKCIPSNMMHLFLHLKDLTVGECDFLDEIFESNDCMLMLQCELWSLNLFSLPKLKHIWKNRGQILGFKCLKFIIVKQCNDLEYVFPDVTMVTSLPHLLHIDVRQCEKMKEIIGNNCVQQKANKIIFPSLRFIELKNLPNLKCFGQSSLPSYVELPEFHNIRIEDCQELKTFWDDGIVYTRNFIISMDGSYFDDESDLNEFIQQHSKLQ